CGCTCATCATCGAGCGGTAACCGCTGTCGATCCGCTCCACTTCGCGGGCGACGAGACCATAGGCCACGTAGCTGGCATTGGCCGCGCCATATTCTTCCGGCAGGGTGACGCCAAGCAGACCCGTGCGGCCCATCAGGCGGAAGAGTTCCGGTTCGGTGGTTTCGGAAAGATAGGCTTCCGAGATGCGCGGCAAAAGTTCCGATTTGCCGAAGGCCTCGGCGCTGTCGCGGATCATCCGCTCGTCATCGGTCAGTTGGTCTTCCAGCAGAAAAGGGTCCTGCCAATTGAATGCTGCGCGTTCGCTCACTTTATGCCTCCGGATTTGCTGGCCGGATTATTCTTATCCCAGCCCATGCGCACAAGCCATGTTTACTCATTTTTGCATTACCTATAGTAATAGGTCATGACGTCTCTCCGCCGTAAACTCCTGCCATCCACCAGCGCGCTCGCCGCTTTCGATTCCGTTGCCAGGCTCGGTAGCTTTTCAGCTGCGGCCGATGAGCTGGCGCTGACACAGGGGGCGATCAGCCGGCAGGTTATGTCATTGGAAGAACAGCTTGGCGTGCGGCTTTTCGAGCGCGGCGCGCGCGGCGTGGCGCTGACGACCGAAGGCCGTGCTTATGCGAAATCCATCGCCTCGGCGCTTGGCGAGATACGCTCCGCCTCGCTGCAGATCATGACCAAAACGCATGGCAATACGCTGAACCTCGCGATGCTGCCCACCTTCGGCACCCGCTGGCTTCTGCCGCGTATCCCGGATTTCGTGGCGAACCATCCGGAAATCACCATCAATTTCGCCACCCGCATCGGCCAGTTCGACTTTGAGCGTGAGCAGCTGGATATGGCGATCCATATCGGCCAGGCCGACTGGCCGGGGGCTGAAAGCACCTTTCTCATGCATGAAATGGTCGCGCCGGTCTGCAGCCCGCAATTCCTCAGCGCCCACCCGGTGGAAAAGGGGGAGGATATCGCCGCCCTGCCTCTGCTGCATATGGCGTCGCGGCCGGGAGCATGGGGTCACTGGTTCGAAAGTCTCGGCCTGTCACTCGCGCTGCCACAGGGCATGCGTTTCGAACAATTTTCCAGCGTGGCGCAGGCCTGTATCGCCGGGCTTGGCGTGGCGCTGATGCCGCTGTTCCTGATCGATAATGAACTGAAGTCCCGCCAGCTGGTGAAGGCCTTCGATCATCAGGCACGAAGCCCCAGTTCCTATTATGCGGTGGCGCCGCTTTCGCGTGCCAATCACGCCCCGGTCGTGCTGTTTCGTGACTGGCTGGTGCGGCAGGTGGAGGCTTATCGCGCAGCCAGCACCCAGGCCTTGTAAAAATAATCGCTCTTTTTTCGGGCATTTAACCCTTGTGCCCAGCTTTTCGCCGCATTTCGCCGGCGAAGGACTCGACAGCGGCCCGCGCCTCGCTTATCATGATTAAACGTTTAATCAGCCCTTCCGGACCATCCATGGCGTCGTCACGGCCTGCCACCAATCTGAGCGCGATAGCAGCGGCACTCGGCGTGTCGGTGGCAACGGTGTCTAATGCACTCTCCGGCAAGGGCCGCGTTTCACCTGATCTGGTGGAGCGTATCCGCAGGACGGCCAGCGAACTGGGTTATGTGCCGAGTTCGGCGGGCAGGGCGCTGCGCACCGGCAGATCGGGCGTTCTGGGGCTGGTACTGCCCGATATCGCCAACCCTCTCTTCCCGCAGATTGCCCAGGCCATTGAAAAGGCGGCTGTCTCCGCCGGCTACGGCGTGCTGATTGCCGATGCGCGCGGCGAGATCGCCATGCAGACGGACGCCATCAATCGGCTGATCGAGCGCGGGGTGGATGGCATGGTGATTGTTCCCCGTCGCGGCACGCGTATCTCAGACGTCGATTGCCCGGTTGCCGTCATCGACAGCCCTTCGACACCAGGCAATACTGTCGCCGCCGACCATTGGGATGGCGGCCGGCAGGTGGGTGACTATCTGGCAAGCCTTGGCCACCGCAAGGTGGTGTTGGTGGGCAAAAACCGGGATTCCAACGTGCAGAACGACCGTCTCGGCGGCATTCGGGATGGTCTCGGCAAGGTCTGCGTGACCCGGACGCTCTGGATCGACAGCATCGAAGAGGCTGACGGGGCGGGCTGCCGGTTGGGGCTTGCCGATCTGGTGGCGGATGGTTTTACCGCCTTTGCCGCCGTTTCCGATCTGCATGCCCTGCGGGCGCTGACCGAATTGCAGCGCGAGGGCATCGAGGTGCCGGAAGAGGCAAGTGTCACCGGCTTTGACGATCTCATCTTTTCCGCCGTCGTCACCCCGCCGCTCACGACCATGCGCATGGACATGGGCCGCATCGCCGATCTGGCGGTTGGAGCGTTGCTGCGCGCCATCGACAGCGCGGGCGAAAACGGCATCGCGGGCGAAGTGACCGCGGAAGTCTCGAAAGTACCGATGGCGCTGATCATGCGCGGTTCCACCGGCAAGACAAAGCATGATGCGATTGAAGCCAAAAAAACGACAGCAGGAGAACTCACACCATGAAAAAAATCATTTTTGCATCGGGCACCGCCCTGATGCTGACGATGGGAGCGGCGCAGGCGCAGGACAAGACGCTGACGATTTCCGTCTACGCCTTTGCGCAGGATGAATTCAAGGAACTGGTCTATACGCCTTTCGAGCAGAAATGCGGCTGCAAGCTGGTGGTTGAGACCGGTAACAGCGTCGAGCGACTGGCCAAGATGGAGGCCAACAAGGCCAATCCGGTTGTCGATCTCGCCATCGTTTCCATGGCCGATGCCCTCTCCGCCACCCGCAAGGACCTGATCCAGAAGATCGACGCGTCCAAGGTTCCGAATATCGAAAACCTCTACGACATTGCCAAGGATCCGAATGGCGACGGCATGAGCGTCGGCGTCAATTTCTACGCCACCTCCATCGTCTACCGCACGGACAAGATGAAGATCGACAGCTGGGCCGATCTTTTGAAGGACGGCATTGTCGACCACGTCGCCTTCCCGAACGTCACCACCAACCAGGGCCCGCCGGCGCTTTACATGCTGGGCAAGGCCATCGGCAAGGATACACCTGATCTTGCTGGCGCCATCGAGGCTGTGGGTGAGAAGAAGGACGATATCGTCACCTTCTACGTCAAGTCCTCGCAGCTGGTGCAGCTCATGCAGCAGGAAGAAATCTGGGCAGCGCCGATCGGCCGCTTCTCCTGGGCGCCTTTCACCAAGCTTGATCTGCCGCTCGCCTGGGCAACGCCCAAGGAAGGCCAGACCGGCGGCATGAACGTGCTCGTGGTGCCTAAGGGCGGAAAGAACGAGGAGCTTGCGCTGCAATTCATGGATTTCTGGCTGTCGACCGACGTTCAGAAGGCGCTGGCTGAAAAGCTGGTGGATAGCCCGACCAACAAACAGGTCAAGGTGTCCGATGAGGTGGCGAACAACATCACCTATGGTGACGAAACCGCCCGCAGCCTGCAGCTCATTCCGTCCGACGTGACGCTTGATAACCGCGACAAGTGGCTGTCGGAGTGGAACGCCAAGGTCGGCCAGTAACTCCTTTCACCGTTTGGAATGGGGCATCAAACGTCCGTAAGGACGGCTCCATTCCGGGAAAAGCGGTTCGGTCGTCCCCTGACCGCTTTTCCACCCGCCATT
The DNA window shown above is from Agrobacterium tumefaciens and carries:
- a CDS encoding LysR family transcriptional regulator; the protein is MTSLRRKLLPSTSALAAFDSVARLGSFSAAADELALTQGAISRQVMSLEEQLGVRLFERGARGVALTTEGRAYAKSIASALGEIRSASLQIMTKTHGNTLNLAMLPTFGTRWLLPRIPDFVANHPEITINFATRIGQFDFEREQLDMAIHIGQADWPGAESTFLMHEMVAPVCSPQFLSAHPVEKGEDIAALPLLHMASRPGAWGHWFESLGLSLALPQGMRFEQFSSVAQACIAGLGVALMPLFLIDNELKSRQLVKAFDHQARSPSSYYAVAPLSRANHAPVVLFRDWLVRQVEAYRAASTQAL
- a CDS encoding LacI family DNA-binding transcriptional regulator translates to MASSRPATNLSAIAAALGVSVATVSNALSGKGRVSPDLVERIRRTASELGYVPSSAGRALRTGRSGVLGLVLPDIANPLFPQIAQAIEKAAVSAGYGVLIADARGEIAMQTDAINRLIERGVDGMVIVPRRGTRISDVDCPVAVIDSPSTPGNTVAADHWDGGRQVGDYLASLGHRKVVLVGKNRDSNVQNDRLGGIRDGLGKVCVTRTLWIDSIEEADGAGCRLGLADLVADGFTAFAAVSDLHALRALTELQREGIEVPEEASVTGFDDLIFSAVVTPPLTTMRMDMGRIADLAVGALLRAIDSAGENGIAGEVTAEVSKVPMALIMRGSTGKTKHDAIEAKKTTAGELTP
- a CDS encoding ABC transporter substrate-binding protein yields the protein MKKIIFASGTALMLTMGAAQAQDKTLTISVYAFAQDEFKELVYTPFEQKCGCKLVVETGNSVERLAKMEANKANPVVDLAIVSMADALSATRKDLIQKIDASKVPNIENLYDIAKDPNGDGMSVGVNFYATSIVYRTDKMKIDSWADLLKDGIVDHVAFPNVTTNQGPPALYMLGKAIGKDTPDLAGAIEAVGEKKDDIVTFYVKSSQLVQLMQQEEIWAAPIGRFSWAPFTKLDLPLAWATPKEGQTGGMNVLVVPKGGKNEELALQFMDFWLSTDVQKALAEKLVDSPTNKQVKVSDEVANNITYGDETARSLQLIPSDVTLDNRDKWLSEWNAKVGQ